From the genome of Solanum lycopersicum chromosome 7, SLM_r2.1:
tcttcttgtttgactcctttgttgaaattattacatatcaagaaaaaaatctttaaaagttTGAGGAATATTTGAAATGAGTTCGGTAAACTCAACTTATATACCAATACAAAATAGAagagaactaaaaaaaaatgtaaataaaattatgttttcattGTGATTTTTTAAATCTTGAATTCGGCTTAGAATTTACCCAAGTTTTGGAGGTGAAAGGGCAAAATGGTCcttctttgttgttgttgaatttATTACACATTAAACAACAAACTCAACTTACACATATgcagaataaaagaaaaacaaaacacaaacatattaaaattattccGGTAcgatcattattattattctaaatCTTGAATCTGTCTCTCCGCTTAAACTCATGGTAGTAACGGAGGTGAAAAGGTAAAAGGATtctcctccttctccttcttattcttcttcttgtcAAGAGCAACACATCTCTTAAAAACTTTACTAACATTAGACTTAACAACTTTAGAATCAATCTTATCTTTAACCTTAGGCAAACCAATATAAACTTTTATCAAAGTTTTGTAACACTTTAATCCCATTCCAACAAGATCATGACAACATTTcttgtcaatatcttcattgTCATGAAGTGTAGCATTTAGAACTTTTATACCACACTTATTAGGCAAATACTTGGTACAATTCTCTAAATATTCTATCAACTTTTTTGGTAaactatttatgtatttttcatgtgcattttcttctttttgtgaaGGTGAAATTGTTGGTGGAGGGTGATTTTTGTGATGATGAGATTTGCAAAGTGAAGGAATTGCATtagaaattatcaaaattgtTATAAAGGATGAGAGGATATTGAGTCTTGCcattttgatttattctttttgtgtgtgtgtgttgtgatgttgatttaatttgtattttattcCCCTTCAAAAAGTTGATATTTATATAGAGTGAAttaagattatttatttttatgttataacaATGTTATCTTTATGACTTTTAATAACATTTGgttattaaattaatgaacttTTAAGTTACAATTAAATGTCTAGAATATTAATGTTACACTATTAAATATAGAGcgttagtttttctttttttacaaaCTTTTATTTCCCAAAAGTATAGTTATAGTATCTGTGATATGGCGCCACtcttatttatcttattttaaataaataaatagagggTATTTGCTAAATATTTATCGAATCAAGATAGGGTATGTCTAATCGAAGGAGAAATTTAGGGATAAGAATAGGTGTCACGATTAAGAAGTATTGACAGGAAATTGAATTATGCCCAAGGGGAAATTTAGGGATAAGAATAGGTGTCACGATTAGGAAGTATTGAAAGGAAATTGAATTTATCGGatcaaactaaaatattgattatattaatttaaaatcacgTATAATGGATTAGATTTGATgttggataaaaaaaatattgaactaaAGCGATACataatacatttattttatCACAAGATTAAGCGagcaatatatacatatatttactttataaCAAGATTAATCGATTTTTTAGGCTCATAcaccttttaaaataaatcaaggaTGTTATTGCTTGAGTTTTATATTGACTTttgcaataaaattaaaaatgtatttattttttaaagttattaaatttGATTAGACTTGAAAGTACATAGTATAAACGTATGGTAGATTAATGAAAAGGTATAATTATAATGTATCACCTAGAAATTGTCtcacataataatatatcaatatattataaataaaattccaTTGTTGAACAACATACATTCATTTCTTAAAATAGCTTTCTATAATAGAttgaatttgtattaaattatgcccccaaaatatcaaaaaattgaaaataagtatggtttgattttacttttataaatgGTTTAACACTTCATAAGTCATTATATTTTGAAGACTTACCATCAAAGAAACCAAAACGAAAATGTATATATCAAATGATTGTAGATTAAATATATCTGATCGAAAATTACAAGagttaaaaatcataatttatcgtattgtattattaaaaatgatattatttttttaaaccaaTTTTTCACTAAGGATTTTTTTTAAGATGGTGTCTACACAACTATCAAAAACTTTAATGCTATTTGCCAAAATTGATTTAGATTTCTTCTCATATTGTGGCAAACGAATGAGAAGTTTAACCAAAGTAGCATGACATTCAAGACCACTTTGAACAAGCTCTTTACAACAATTGGATGTgatatttttatacttaaatAGGGTCGTAACGATTTCTAGACCACAAGATTGTGAAATGTTGTTAGTACAATTATCTACATAATTTTTAGTTTTCTGCGATAATCCCTTAAAAAACAATCCATCAGGAGTAGCGATAGTTGTATGATAGAGATGACGGTGGGGCTTAAGCGGTTGGACAACGGGATTATCATGGCAACAACCCCGGCCCAACGCGAGGGCCCCACTTATAATAACCAACATTGCCACCATGTTGTAGAAGCCACAAAACCTTgccatatttttaaaaactatgcTATTTAGGTGATGAAGAGTAATGTTCACAATAATGGGttgttgttttcttatttatttttgagtttctttattaatcaattacattttgcattaattaatcaaatgtAAATACATTGTACGTTGAGAGAGAAAGACGTTGCGATAGTTTCTTTAATTATACACGTCAACTTCAATAAGATGTAAATGTTCATGCATGTTTCAATATACACTATTGTGTACAATGTGACTATCTATATAATAAACACTTATGAATATCtatagaatttttttcaaaatataaattttataattaaaaaaatttaataaattttagattCATATCTcacaaaaacaattttattgATGTTTTCTATTCCAAAAAAACATGGGCTAAATCTCTAGGCCCAATCACAACATAACAAGCACGAATAACATCTTACTTTATTTTAGTAGAAAGTATTGAGAAAGATTAAGATTtacaaatgatattttttttttacatagcgttttatgagtaaaaattatatttttattataaattattaaaattacgaTATTGCCACTAGTTATTATGCATAAATCGCGTTCAGTGATATCGTTTTATGAgtacaattattttttcttacaaattgttgaaattacgATATTGCCACTACTCTTTACACATAAATATTGTTCGGTGATagcgttttatgagtaaaattatatttttcttacaaaTTGTAGAAATTACGATACTGCCGCTAGTCTTTATACATAAATCGAGTTCCGTAATagcgttttatgagtaaaaattatgtattacttataaattgctgaaattaatatattactcttacgttttatttcatttgtcaattatttgaaatatatatatacacacacttattactttaattatatgaagaaaaaatcattattatttttctattttatactCAACATTAATGGCTTATTCCCAAATTATTTATCAAGACGCAATATTATTTGTCAATTAATAAATCcattatatgaattatattctcatattaattttagttctcgccatgtaaaatttaaaatgaataagtaaaaattaacAGAGGGATAATCACTTTACATTTGAATTAATTACTCTATTGTAAATGATTGTATGttgaaggaaaataaaattatgatatttctttTGCAGTGTTAGGAGACTGAGTATATGTATGTAACATGAAACTGTTTAAATGTATCATTTCACATAAATTCACGTAATACTtaaatgtattgataatatttatacattcatattatgaaatatttataaatgttaagttatattaataagctagctatactttaaaatatattattatcctTAATTACTTGTAAGCACTATGTTTACTAAAATGTCATTTCGATGAATGAAACgtaacaaataaaagtgaacgaaaaatattttaaaactgaaGGAATATTAAAAAATCCTTCATCAAATAGAGTGTCTTGCATGATGTCCTATCGATATTTTATTACGTAAttgattaaagaaaatattaaatatgtttagttgatggcatgtcatttttgtggaaaaaaaaattcataaaaagtttatatatatatatatataaattatttttttataaagaatgtTTTCCTGCTTTTTATTTGgttgaacaataaaaaaatattataacgatttaatctataaaataagaaaatgctATTAAAATGTAAGTAGTTGACacgtttcaatttatttactttttaatttctcGTTCagttaatattaaaattaaattaaatttaaatttatacattacaaaattcatttctagaaacatcacttctaatatgacatattttattcCATTCTCACTACTAAATTTCATTATGTTACAAACTAAAAAATTGTACTACAAAATATATTGAGGTTATGATAGAGATTAgctactttttgaaaaaaaatggataaattttatagttaaatagtaaaattgttatctttaattttatttagtgatGGATTATTACAAAACTTATTAAGAATTTGGATCATTTATTTTAATGGGTATAGTTTACAACTAATGAAATATGATGAACTAATTAAcactttaatttatatgatttgacTCTTAATTAGTCAATAGTCATGACTAATTAGATGTTAATTAGTTACCAATTGGCAAATTAGTTGGATAAGTAAGTTTAATTCGAGTTAAGAAtggataacaaaaaataaactatgTTTCTATCATCGAGGTTtctatatatattctttaacGATGTCTCTAACGCacgttaaaattaaaatagatacaTCTATATAGTCAAACCTTAATTCCAACTAATTATTAATTGATATAGTGTATATAGAATTATTTGTTTCTTCCATTGTACTCTACTTTCTTATCATGATgtatatcaataaaaatatacgTGTAAACTAAGTCATTCCTTATACTCGAAAATCAGAGCTGAAGTTTACATCATAAAAATCTCTAGATAATTTTTCACATGAACCTAATATATAGTTTTAAACGATCACGAGGATCAAAATTATCGAAGAT
Proteins encoded in this window:
- the LOC104648243 gene encoding uncharacterized protein, encoding MARLNILSSFITILIISNAIPSLCKSHHHKNHPPPTISPSQKEENAHEKYINSLPKKLIEYLENCTKYLPNKCGIKVLNATLHDNEDIDKKCCHDLVGMGLKCYKTLIKVYIGLPKVKDKIDSKVVKSNVSKVFKRCVALDKKKNKKEKEENPFTFSPPLLP